From the genome of Rhodothermales bacterium:
CATCGTCGCGATGGTAGAGGCGATCTTCCTGCTGACCGTCTTTGCCGAAATCCTCGTCACCACGAGCGGGGGACCTGGCCTCGCCACGACGAACTTGGCGTTTTTTATCTACATCAAGGCGCTCCTGCAGTACGATGTAGGCATGGCCTCCGCCGCCGGCGTCATCGCGATCGTGCTCGCCAATGGGATCGCCTTTTTTTTCATGCGCACCGTTTCGCGCACGATCGATGTATGACCTATGAATCCGTCGTCGTTTCGCCGTGTGCTGATGACCCTCGCGGGCTGGACCATCGCGCTGGCCTTTTTCCTACCTATCGCTTGGATGGTGCTCGCCAGTTTCAAGACGGAAGTGGATGCCATCGCCGCACCCTCGCTCGTTTTTTCGCCCACGATCGAGAACTATGTCGCCGTCCATCAGCGAGCCGACTACGTCCGGGCTGCCGTAAACAGCCTGTACCTTTCGCTCGGAGGTACGGCCCTGGCGCTGCTGCTTGGGATTCCGGCTGCGTATCGACTTGCGTTTTTTCCAACACGCCATACACGCACCGTACTGGTCTGGATGATATCGACACGGATGCTGCCGGCCGCCGGCGTGTTAGTACCGATGTACTTGTTGTTCACCTGGACGCGGCTGATCGACACCCACGCCGGCCTGATCGTCGTCTACGCCCTGATGAATGCCCCCATCCTCATATGGCTGCTGTTCAGCTTCTTCCGCGAAATCCCAACCGAGATCCTCGACGCC
Proteins encoded in this window:
- a CDS encoding carbohydrate ABC transporter permease, with the protein product MNPSSFRRVLMTLAGWTIALAFFLPIAWMVLASFKTEVDAIAAPSLVFSPTIENYVAVHQRADYVRAAVNSLYLSLGGTALALLLGIPAAYRLAFFPTRHTRTVLVWMISTRMLPAAGVLVPMYLLFTWTRLIDTHAGLIVVYALMNAPILIWLLFSFFREIPTEILDAARIDGASARDELRHILLPLALPGIASASLLSIVLCWNEAFWSLNLTTVDAAPLTTFIASFSAPEGLFWAKLSAASTLAVAPILALGWLSQRHLVRGLTFGAVK